The DNA sequence TATAACAAGTATAATATATTACACTTATAAAAACGATACATTTGAGGTAGTATAAAATGAAAAACTTAATCTTTTATTTTCTGTTTCTTGCAAGCACGATAGGTTTATGTGCACAAAAATACATAGCCATAATCACAGATGATGATGACAATTCCGTCCATTATGTTATTGATAACAAAGTGAATGTTCGAGCCGAGCCGAGCCTTTCCGGAGAAAAACTTTTTCAACTGAATTTGGGTGATGCGGTCGAGATTATTGGGTGTAGGGAGGAATGGGGCTGGATTTTAGAGGGAGGGTATTATGCACCATGGTACAGAATCGTTTGTGAAAAAGGAAGAGGTTATATATGCGGAAGATACATTTCCTGCAAAGAGGCTGTAGGAGATATCGATAATGACGGAGAAGATGAGATTTTTGCATGTCTGTGTATTACTGAACAAAAGGGTGTGGGAGTTTCCGAGTATAAGGAGAGTTTTTATAATGTAGATAAAAATCATATACTTATAAAAAAATCGAGTAGTAAACCTATTCCTCTGGAGAATTTTTCTAAATATGAAGTATCACAAGATACCTCCTATTCGATAAAAGTGTGTGAAAACTTGATACCGAAAGTAAGCTTTCTTATTACGAAAAGCGGTTTCAGCGATGGCGGTATCGGCTGGAGCAGCAAGGGTTATTATTATTTTTCGAATGGTTCATTAGAGTATTTTGCCGGACTTGACAACGAGTTTGAGTACATGGAGTCAGAAACCGAAGAAGAATTTGAATTTAACGGAAATAGAGTAAAGCTCATCAGAACTGTTACAAAATGGGAAAATGAGAAACCTTTAGAACCGAAAATTACCGTTACACAATATTTATGGGACGGAGAAAATTTTATTAAAAGCGATAAGTAGATATCCATAAGATTTTATAGCTTAGATTAAAAAAAATTAAGACTCTTGCCTATTTATCGGCATTGTTGTATAGTAATGATATGAAAAACTCAACTACACCTAAACGTTCCGAGATCGCCAAAAGCGACAAATGGAATATCGAATTACTTTTTAAGAATGAAGAAGAATGGGAAGCAGCCCTTGCTTCTATTCCGGAAGGCGGAAAAGAAATCTTAAAATATAAAGAAGCTTTTTCCAAGCCTGAAACAATCGATGCGGCAACCCTGCTTGCCTGCCTAAAGGCTTCAACGGGAGTTGATAGAATTGCGGAAAAGGTCGGAAACTATGCCTTTTTACAAAAATCTTCAAATGAGGGAGATCCCGAAAACATCAAACGAATAAGTAAATACATGATGACCGTTACAGAGCTTTCGGCTGCCACCAGCTGGCTCATGCCCGCCATCATGGAAATCCCTGAAGAAAAAATCCGCTCATGGATTGACCCTTCAAGCCCCACAGGAAAAGACTTTGCAGATTTTAAGGTTTCCTTAGAAAAGACCTTGTACCTAAAACCCCATACCCTTTCCGACAAGGAAGAAAAGATTTTAAGCCTTTTAAGCGAGCCTCACGGCACACCTAGCCAAGCCTTTTCGGTTTTAACCAATGTAGACTTTGATTTCGGTACAATCACCACAAAAGAAGGGGATATAAAACTAACCCAATCTTCTTATTCAAAGTTTATGCAAAACCCCGACAGAGCTTTGCGCGAAAAGGCCTATAAGCAGCTTTACGGCGTATACGGCGCACATAAAAATACAATTGCAAGCCTGTACACGGGACAGGTTCAGCAAAATGTCGCCCTTGCAAAAATACGGGGCTATGCTTCTGCCAGAGAAAAATCCCTCTATGTAGATAAGGTTCCTACAGCCGTTTATGATAACCTCGTAGATACCATTCATAAGAATTTAAAACCCTTACATAAATTCTACAGCATGTTAAAAAAACATTTAGGCCTAAAAGAACTCCGCCACTATGATGTTTACATGCCCTTAGTCAGCGAGGTAAAAAAAGTTACCCCCTATAACGAAGCCGTCGACATCATCACCGAGGCCCTCAAACCTCTCGGAGAAGAATATGTTAAAACAATCCGAAACGGTCTTTTAAACGGCTGGGTAGATAAGTACGAAAATGAGGGCAAACGCTCAGGTGCCTTTTCGGCAGGCGGATATGACAGCGATCCCTACATTCTTATGAACTATAAAGAAGATGTTATCCGTGATGTATTCACCCTTGTGCACGAAGGCGGCCACTCCATGCATTCATGGTATTCGGTAAGAAACAACCCCTACCCCTGCTATCACTACACAATCTTTGAAGCCGAAGTTGCCTCTACCTTTAACGAAGAGCTTTTATTCAGGCACATGCTTAAAACAAGTACCGACCCAAAAATGAGAGCCTATCTTTTGAGCGTTAGAGCTTCCGATATTCTTGCAACCCTCTACAGACAAACCATGTTTGCAGAATACGAAAAAATTACTCACGCCCTCGTCGAAAGCGGCACGCCTCTTACGGTCGAAAATTTAAGAAGCGAATATAGAAAACTTTTGGAGCTCTACTTCGGTCCCGAAATGGTATTTGAAGATGTAAGCGATTTGGAAGGAATGAGGATTCCGCACTTTTACAGAGCCTTCTATGTTTACAAATATTCAACAGGTATTTCAGCCTCGATGGCTCTTGCCGAAAGAGTTTGCTCAGGCAGCGACAAAGAAAGAGAAGACTACTTTAAGTTCTTAAAATCGGGAGGATCACGCTATCCGATTGAATCCTTAAAACTTGCAGGTGTCGATATGGCAAGCCCGGCTCCAGTACAGGCAGCATGCGATAACTTTGCAAAGATTGTAGACGAACTCGAAAAAGCTCTTGAAGAATTAAAAAAATAAAACCCAAGGGGCTTTAACAAAGATGATTAAGGAAAATGAAGATAAGCTGCCTAATTCCGATTTGTTTAAAGCCTTTTTAAAAAAAGACCTTAACCGCTGTGATTTTATATCGCAGTGGTTAAGTGCTCACAGTGTTCCGCACAGCATAGTAAGCCTTGCACAAAAAAAACATATCATCATAAAATACCCTGCACAATTTTACGATAAGAACTTTAAAATGAAGACCCTTACAGCCCACTATGACAGGGCTCCCGATACCCAGGGAGCTAACGACAATTCAGCCTCTTGTTTTATCCTCATGAACTTTGCAAAAAAACTATGCTCTTACACAAGACCTCACAACATAAAAATCATCTTTACGGACGGGGAAGAAGCAGGAGCCGCAGGCCTTAAAGAACAAGGAGCTTACACTCTCGGAACAGGATTAAAAAAGCTTAAAATGGATGGGGACGATATCTTTGTATTCGACATGTGCGGAAGAGGCGACACTCTAATCCTTTCACGTTCGGGAATTTTCGGACGGGATAAAGCAAAGACAAAAAGGCTAGACGAGCTGCATAAGAGGGCCGGTCTTCTAGCTCAAAGAGCTTGTCCCAATCAATGGCTTTCAATGCTGACGGCTTATAGCGACAATGCAGGCTTTATCGCCGCCGGCCTTTTTGCGCAAGTCATAACCGTTCTTCCAAGAAAAGAAGCCGAGACTCTTTTACACTGCCTCCCGAAAGAAAAACTCACCGGCCAAAACAAAACTGCCATGGGCGAGCTCACGGACATGGTAATAAAAAATAAAAAACCGCCCCAAGGTTCCCCCTTCGAAAAAATAATTCCATTTACATGGCAGTTAATGCATACCGCTGATGACAAGATTGAAACTCTTAATAGCGAAGCCTTTACCCTCACCGAAAAATATCTTACAGCCTTGGCAGAGAATTACCTCTAAAATTTAAAACCCCTTAACTATATCTTAAAAATCTTCTATAATAGAGGGGTATGAGTTACGAACCTCCATTTAAAATTACGTCAAAAGCTATAAATTTGATTTCTCAAATATCCGCAGACATGGAACGCTTCAAAATAAGACTTGAACAAGAAGACGGTGTAAGGCTGCGTAAAATAAACCGAATGAAAACGATACAGGGGTCTCTTGCAATTGAGGGTAATACATTAACCGAAGAACAGGTTACTGCCTTAATTGAGGGGAAACATGTTATAGCTCCCATGCGAGAAGTTCAAGAAGTAAAGAATGCAATTAAGGTTTATGAAAAATGTATGTCCTTCAATCCTTATAAAGAAAAAGACTTATTAAAAGCCCATGGAATTTTAACTATGGGTCTTCTCGATAATCCGGGACACTTTAGAAAAGGAGGAGTCTGTATAGCCGGAAAAAACGGCATAAGTCACATAGCCCCCCCTGCTGACCGAGTTCCATTTTTAATGAGCGATTTATTCGATTGGCTTAAAAATAGCGATTACCATCCCCTTATCAAAAGCTGCGTTTTCCATTATGAGTTTGAGTTTATTCATCCGTTTGAAGACGGAAACGGAAGAATGGGACGCTTATGGCACTCCAGAATTCTTGCAGATTGGAATCCTATATTTATTCACCTCCCCATCGAAAATATGATTTTAAAAAATCAAGCGGCATATTATAAGGCACTTGAACAAAGCACGGATGAAAACGATTCAGGTATTTTTATAGATTTTATGCTTGAAATAATAGTCAAAACAATGAAAAACAGCCGCAAAAAAAGTACTGTAAATGAGACTGTAAATGAGACTGTAAATGAGACTGTAAATCCGATAATAAAATACTTAAAAGAAAATCCTGAAATATCATATGAACAGCTTGCCGAAAAAATGGGAAAATCGAGGGTAACCATAAGCCGAAAAATTTCGGAGCTAAAAAAAGCAGGTATAATCAAACGCATCGGTGCCGACAAAAACGGCTATTGGCAAATCGTAGATAAAAAATAGTCAAAAATTGAGCCATGCAGGCTTCGAACCTGCGACCCACAGATTAAGAGTCTGTTGCTCTACCAGCTGAGCTAATGGCCCGTAAAACGAGTCTTGATTATATAAAAATCTAAAAAAAAAGTCAATGCTATACCGAAGAAAAATCGTTTTTTTTCATATAGACTAAGCCTCAAAATAGTGATATTATCAAAGGATATGTACGACATAATCATCATTGGGGCAGGAGTCGTAGGCGCCTGCATTGCACGGGAACTTTCCAAGTACGAATTAAAAATAGCCGTCCTCGAAAAAGAATTGGAATTCGGCTGCGGTACAAGCAAAGCCAATAGCGGAATTATTCACGGGGGCTATGATGCAAAAGAAGGCTCTTTAAAGGCAAAGCTAAATGTAAGAGGTAATTTTTTAGTGCGCAGCTTAAAAGAAAAATTGGATCTGCGCTTTAAACAATTAGGCTCTCTTGTAATCGCCTTTAACGAAGAAGATCAAAAAGAACTTTCCACCCTCTACGAAAGGGGTTTAAAAAACGGAGTTGAAGGCTTGGAAATCTGGAACAGGGAAAGGCTTTTAAAGGAAGAACCCAATCTTTCAAAAGAAGCCTTGGGAGCCCTCTACTGCGGAACAGCAGGGGTAATCTGTCCCTTCGATATGACGGCTGCCTTTATGGAAAATGCCGTAATAAACGGAGTTGACTTTCTTCCTGAAAACGAAGTTACCGCAATTGAAAAAGAAAACGAAGCCTATACAATTAAAACCAAATCAAACAAAACGGAAGAAAAAAGTTTTAAAACCAAGCTGGTGATAAATGCAGCGGGACTTTACTCCGATAAGATTGCAAAGATGGCAGGAGATGAAGATTTTAAAATTCTCCCCCGTCGCGGGGAATACCGCCTCTTTGATAAAAGCTATACCAATCTTGTAAATCACATCTGTTTTCAGGCCCCCTCAAAGATGGGAAAGGGCATCTTAGTTCTTCCCTCCTATCACGGGAATTTTTTAGTCGGTCCTTCAGCAGAAAATATCGACGATGCCGAAGACACCTCCGTTTCAGCCCAAGGTTTGGCTCAGGTAGAAGAGAAGGCTCTAAAAACCGTACCCTCCCTCAATTTTAAAAACACCATCCGTATTTTTGCAGGGATCAGAGCAAGGCCCGATACGGGAGACTTTATGATATATGCTTCAAAAAATTCCAAGGGAATTATACACGCAGGCGGAATCGAATCACCGGGGTTGAGCTCGGCTCCCGCCATCGGAGAATATGTTGCAGAGCTCGTAAAAAAAGAAGCCGATGACTTAAAAATTCCCTTCAATAAAAAGAAAAACTTTAACGAAAATCGAAGAGCAATCGGACATTTTGCCGGCCTTAGTGCAGAAGAACAGGATTCTCTTATAAAAGAAAATCCGCTCTACGGACATGTTATCTGCCGCTGCGAAACCGTAACCGAAGCAGAAATCGTCGAGGCCATTCACCGCCCTGCGGGAGCCCGCACGGTTGACGGCATAAAAAGGCGGGTACGCCCCGGTTCGGGAAGATGTCAGGGAGGCTTTTGCGAGCCCCATGTCCTCCAAATCCTTTCAAGAGAATTAAAAATTCCGATTGAAAAAATTCAAAAGGACAGAAGAAATTCTCCGATTGTTTACGGAAAACTAAAGGGCGGTGCGGAATGATAAACATAAACGATAAAAAAGATTGCAGCAATTGCAAGAACGAATACGAGGTCGCCGTTATAGGCGGAGGCCCTGCAGGTTTGGCGGCAGCCCTCGAAGCCAAAAAAAACGGAGCATCTTCCGTTCTCATAATAGAAAGGGATTTTGAACTCGGCGGAATCTTAAATCAATGTATTCATGCAGGCTTCGGCCTTCACGAATTTAAAGAAGAATTAACCGGCCCCGAATATGCAGAACGCTTTATAAACATGGTAAAAAAAGAAGACATAGATATCCTCCTCAATACAATGGTAATAGACTTAACAAAGGAAAGAGAAATTACCCTCATCGGTGCACAAGGATTAAAAAAAATAAAAGCAGGAGCCGTAGTGCTTGCTATGGGCTGCCGAGAGCGCACGGCAGGAGCTATCGCACTAAAAGGTTACCGCCCATCCGGAGTTTTTAATGCAGGCATGGCTCAACGCCTTATGAACATCGAAGGCCTTTCTGTCGGAAAAGAAGTAGTAATCTACGGCTCAGGGGACATCGGTTTAATTATGGCCCGCCGCATGACATTAGAAGGAGCCAAGGTAAAGGCGGTTGTCGAAATCATGCCCTACTCAAGCGGCCTAAACCGGAACATAGCCCAATGCCTTGAAGACTACGGTATTCCTCTTTTTTTAAGCCACAGCATATCCTGCGTCCACGGAAAGGACAGGGTTACGGGAGTTACAATAGCCCAAATAGATTCTTCCTTTAAGGAAATCCCCGGAACCGAAAAAGAATTTTCCTGCGATACGGTGCTTCTTTCCGTAGGTCTAATCCCCGAAAACGAGCTTACCCAAAAGGCAGGCATAGCTATCAATCCGATAACAAACGGAGCATTTGTCGATAACGGAATGGAAACCGAAACAAGCGGAATCTTTGCCTGCGGAAATGTTCTACATGTTCATGACATTGTAGACTTTGTTACAAAAGAAAGCAGAACTGCCGGAAAAAACGCAGCCCTCTTTGTCCAAAAAAATAAAAAGGGTGAAGCCGCGGAAAATAAATTCGCCACAAACTCCTCCGGTTCTGCTTTTATTAAAACAACGGCTAAAAAAGGAATCCGTTACATTGTTCCGAATAAAATAAATACGGGAAACATCGACGGAGCTTCCCTCTTTATGAGAGTTGACTCGGTTTATAAAAATGCCCGCCTAATAATCAAATCTGGTGAACAAATTCTTGCACAAAAGAAAACAAGTCAGATGGTTCCGTCCGAGATGATAAACATTCCCCTAAACTTTATTACTTTAAAGACCCTAACCCAAGACATAACTGCGGAGGTAATTTTAGATGAGTAGAGAATTGATAAAAGAAAAATTTACATGTGTGTCCTGTCCGCGGGGCTGTAAACTTTCGGTATTTAAAGAAGAGTCGGGAGAAATTACCGTTGCAGGAAATTTATGCAAGGGCGGCGAACTTTACGCGATGCAGGAAATTAAGGACCCTAGAAGAAACATCAGCTCTACCGTAATAATCGAGGGCGGAGTTCTTTCCTCCCTTCCAGTAAAAACCTCAAGTCCAATTCCTAAGGCCTTAATCTTCGATGTAATGAAAGAAATAAACACAGTCAAAACTCAAGCTCCTAAAAAGATGGGTGATGTAATAATTGAAAATGTGCTGAACACAGGAATAGATATAGTCGCAAGCCGCTCAGTAAGGATTAAAAATGGAAAGGCCGATTAAAATACATGAGGGAACTTTTTATTACTCAAAGCATAAGGTTTTTCAAAACCTCAATATTGAAATCCCTGCACAAAAAGTTACCTGTATTTTAGGCGAATCGGGGGCCGGAAAAAGCACCCTCTTAAAAATTATTTCAGGGAATCTTGAATTAAAATCGGGAAGAATAGAAAACCGGCCGGCTCGCGGAAACTATGCAATGGCCTATCAAGACATGCGCCTTATTCCTCATCTAACTGCCGTAGAAAATATAGAATATGTTTTGAATTCAAAAAATTCTTCAAAACTTGAAAATAAAAAAAAGGCTTTTTTTTATTTAGAAGCTTTAGGCCTTTCCGGCTTTGAAAACTTTTTACCCGCCGAGCTTTCAGGAGGAATGCAAAGGAGAACAGGGCTTGCCAGAGCGCTAAGCTATCCCGCTCCGCTTCTTCTTCTCGATGAAGCATTCGATTCCCTCGACGAAAAAAATAAGTACAAGGTTGCCGATCTTTTTTTATCGATTGTCAAAAAAGAAAAGCGCACCGCAGTCTGCGTAACCCACGATGCACCCTTTGCAAAAAAAATCGCCGACAAGATAATTGAGATATAAGCCTTACCTAAAAAACATTCCAATAAATTCGTCTTTTTCGATTGCACCGAAATAGGCTTTTAAATCGGTTTCCGCGAGTTTTTTGCTTACGGCATTTTTTTCATATTCGCAACCTTCCAAGAGTTTTTCAATTTCGGCAACATCCTTTGTACCGAAAAAGTCTCCGTGAATTTTTAAATCGGAAATCTTTGCATTTTTAATGTTAAAAAACACCTCAATACTTCCTATGGGGAACCTTTCATAGTGGGAGTATTCGGCCTTGGGAGAAGCTCCATAGTTCCATTCTTTAAGAGAAAACCTTTCGGCATATATTTTTTTTACACCATCAAGCTCCGAGGCGGAAAGTTTGTATTCTACAGGTTCTTGACCTTCAAGCTCAAAGATGGCTTTTAATAATTCGGCCTTAAAATCCAAAACCGAAATATCCCGCTTTAAATGTGGCTTTATATTTGTAACCCTGGCACGAACGCTTTTTACCCCCTTTGATTCAAGCTTTTCTTTACGCACATTAAGAGCTTTTGAAAGTTCTTCCAAGCGGACATCAAAAAGAATACAGCCGTTACTCAAAACCCTGCCCTGCCAAACAGACTGTGAAGCACCGATACATTTTTGTCCGTCGATAGTAACATCGTTTCTGCCGGAAAGCTCTGCTTTAACGCCGATTTTTTCCAAAGCATTTATAATTGGAATATAGTAGCGTTTAAAATCAATCATTTGATTTTCCTTTGTTTTTGCAACAAAAGAAAAATTTAGATTGCCGAGGTCGTGATATACGGCCCCGCCTCCGGTTATGCGGCGGACAACCTTAAGATTATGCTCGCTCACATAGTCATCATTTACTTCCTGATAAGCATTTTGATTTTTACCTATAATTACGGCAGGTCCATTCTGCCATAAAAAAAAGTATTCATCGTTTTCAAGCGGCAGATGCCTAAAACAATATTCCTCAAAAGCCAAATTATATTCAGGATCATTTGAATAAGTTTCTAAGTATTTCATAAAATCACTATACAATAAAATAAATTTTTATTCAATATGAGCACCTGATCCGATTATTTTATCTCTATTCAAAAATACCTCTCCCTACCCCTGCCTGTTCCGTTGATTCATAATCATAAAACTTTTAAACCTGAATTTGTTAAAATTCCTTATACCTATAAAATAAGAAACTAAAATAATAAGCAAAGAAATAATATAAACCGCAAGAAGAAACAGAGGATACGATACTCTTTCAAAAAAAGATTTTATCAATTCCAATTTAGGCAAATCTGAAATCATCATCATAGATAATGAAGGAAATAAACCGTATCCTACAATCATAATAATAATAAATCTGAGAAGGCCGCCTTTAATGGACAAGGCTGATAAGATCATACTAAAAGCAATTATAAACGGAAACAAAATAGGCCCTATAAAAATCATAAATTTAAGATCCCATATCGGAATAAAAATATTTATTAAAAATAAGATAAGACCTAAAAACATAAGCGCAAAAAAGGAAGTAAAAATCGAATAAATAAGTTTAGCTTTAAAAAATTCTTTTCCCCTTACCGGCGTTAAGATAAAAACCAAAGTTTGATCATATAGACTAAACTGATTTGTAATAAGGCCATAACAAAAAAATATTAAACCTTGAAAAAACAATATCTTCATTGCCAATGGTATTGGAATCAGCATACCGATAATCATTTCGATAAAACCTATTAAACAAAAAATTCCGCCCAACACAAAATTTACACTATGCATAGAATTAAATATTATAGCCCTTATTTTTTTCATTTTAAATTTTTCTCCTCGTATAAAAATACATAATATCTTCAAGACTTGCATCTTCGCAAACCATTCCGGTAAATCTTTGATTTTCCTTATCAGAAACCAAAACTTCATAAGCATAATCGGTTTTTCTATAACCGATATAATCATTACTATACAATGACTTAAAAGTTTTTTCATCTATTTTTAAAAGCCCGTAATTTTTATTTATATTTTCTAAAGAAGAATCAAAAACTTTTTTACCCTCGCTTATAAAAACAATCTCATCGCAAATTTTTTCAAGTTCATTTGTTTGATGGCTCGAAATTAAAATCGAATGATTTTCATCGAGCATAAAGTTTCTTAAAAGATCCAAAAATTCTTTTTTGGAAACAGGATCTAAAAAATTAAGAGGCTCATCTAAAATCAAAAGCTCTGCCCCGTGGGAGAGGGCTATAGCAATTTGAAGTTTTTGCATAGTTCCCGAAGACAAGGCAGTCAAAAGTCTTGTAGTAGGAATTTTAAAATCATTTAGATATTTTTTGTAAAGGTCCTGATTCCAATTTTTATAAACACCCGAAAAAAATCTTCCAAGTTTTTTAGGTGTATACAATATAGGCAAAAAATTATCGTTTATAACAAAGCCTATCTTTTCCTTTATTTCTATATTCTCTCTTTTAAGCTCTTCACCAAAGAGAAAGATTTTTCCGCTTTCAGGGAAGAACATATCAAGTAGGAGGCGGATAAGAGTTGTTTTCCCTGCACCGTTTTCTCCTATCAAACCCGCAACGCAGCCCCTCGGAACCGAAAAAGAAATATCGTTTAACGAAAAAGCTTTTTTCCCTCGTCCTATCGAGAATTTAAGTTTTTCGATTTTTAATACATCATCAGATATCATAAACACCCCCTATAAGTCTAATAAATACGTCTAAGGACTTCATATAAATCCTCAGCATTTAGATTAATTTTTTTTGCTTGACCGCAAACTTCTTTTAATTTTTCTTCAATGCTTTTTTTTATTGATTTTTCAATCTTTTTAAAATTTACATCGGCAACAAAATACCCCTTCGCAGGAACCGAATACAAAAAGCCCTCGCGGGCCAAGTCTTCATAAGACCGCTTTGTAGTGATGACGCTCACACGCAAAGATGCCGCCAAGGCCCTCATCGAAGGCATCGGCTCCTCTTTTTTTAAAGAGCCTGATAAAATTTGATTTTTTATCTGTTCTGAAAGCTGCTCATAAAGAGGAACCCCTGAAGAATTATTTAAAAAAATATTCACTCTTACTCCGTCTCCTGTTATTCTGTATATATTAAATATATACAGAATAACAATCTTTGTCAAGAGGAAAATTGAAAAAAGATACATTTTAATACAAAAATTTAAAGTTACTTAAAGACAAAAATCTTGACATTTTTAATAATGTTTGTCATAATCTACCTTAAAGTATGATAGAACTTAAAAATATTAACAAAACATATAAAACGCAGGAAAGAAGATTCGGCCTTTTAGGTATCATAAAAGATATGTTTAAACCCGATTATTCTGAAGTTAAGGCTTTAACGGATATTTCCTTCAAGATTGAAAATAATGAAAATGTTGCGATAGTCGGAAAAAACGGTTCGGGGAAATCGACTTTAATAAAAATTATTTCCGGTATTTTACGGCCTACGAGCGGAGAAATCTTATTCAATCACAAAAACATCTATGAAAATCAAAAAGAATACAAACGGAATATCGGCGTCATCTTCGGTCAAAGAAGTCAGCTCTATCAGAATATGATTTTTAGAGAATCCTTAGAGCCTTTTAGGCTTATTTATAAAATCGAAAAAGATGAAGCAAATAAAAGACTTAACACTCTTATTGATTTATTTAAGCTTGAAAATCTTTTAAAAAAGCCTATTAGAGAAATGTCTTTAGGACAAAAAATGAAGTGTGAAATCGCTTTGGTTTTATTTCATAATCCTAAAATCCTTCTTTTAGATGAGCCGACAATA is a window from the Treponema denticola genome containing:
- a CDS encoding GntR family transcriptional regulator, which produces MYLFSIFLLTKIVILYIFNIYRITGDGVRVNIFLNNSSGVPLYEQLSEQIKNQILSGSLKKEEPMPSMRALAASLRVSVITTKRSYEDLAREGFLYSVPAKGYFVADVNFKKIEKSIKKSIEEKLKEVCGQAKKINLNAEDLYEVLRRIY
- a CDS encoding lipoate--protein ligase — translated: MKYLETYSNDPEYNLAFEEYCFRHLPLENDEYFFLWQNGPAVIIGKNQNAYQEVNDDYVSEHNLKVVRRITGGGAVYHDLGNLNFSFVAKTKENQMIDFKRYYIPIINALEKIGVKAELSGRNDVTIDGQKCIGASQSVWQGRVLSNGCILFDVRLEELSKALNVRKEKLESKGVKSVRARVTNIKPHLKRDISVLDFKAELLKAIFELEGQEPVEYKLSASELDGVKKIYAERFSLKEWNYGASPKAEYSHYERFPIGSIEVFFNIKNAKISDLKIHGDFFGTKDVAEIEKLLEGCEYEKNAVSKKLAETDLKAYFGAIEKDEFIGMFFR
- a CDS encoding ABC transporter ATP-binding protein, translated to MISDDVLKIEKLKFSIGRGKKAFSLNDISFSVPRGCVAGLIGENGAGKTTLIRLLLDMFFPESGKIFLFGEELKRENIEIKEKIGFVINDNFLPILYTPKKLGRFFSGVYKNWNQDLYKKYLNDFKIPTTRLLTALSSGTMQKLQIAIALSHGAELLILDEPLNFLDPVSKKEFLDLLRNFMLDENHSILISSHQTNELEKICDEIVFISEGKKVFDSSLENINKNYGLLKIDEKTFKSLYSNDYIGYRKTDYAYEVLVSDKENQRFTGMVCEDASLEDIMYFYTRRKI
- a CDS encoding ABC transporter ATP-binding protein — protein: MIELKNINKTYKTQERRFGLLGIIKDMFKPDYSEVKALTDISFKIENNENVAIVGKNGSGKSTLIKIISGILRPTSGEILFNHKNIYENQKEYKRNIGVIFGQRSQLYQNMIFRESLEPFRLIYKIEKDEANKRLNTLIDLFKLENLLKKPIREMSLGQKMKCEIALVLFHNPKILLLDEPTIGLDLEVKEQFYNLIKTYKQSNDIILILISHNSDDIINLSERLLVLNNGKLQEDIRTHEFIESYNKSKIVTLLYKKHIDLTKKLQNNFNIIDKDLQKNSISFEVEKQITMEEIFNSLDDKENIYDIKIENEDFSKILLNYYKDKKTE